A stretch of the Chitinophagaceae bacterium genome encodes the following:
- a CDS encoding glutaredoxin, with the protein MKTHPQEIMIYYNANSSYGKQTVAYAHSLSRHIKELEFDKASLTPVQWKSLLASMNIEPKNLLNKSDDYYQSNIKGKEFDEEGWLNVLSHNPNLINGSIVVMGKKVVFCKSPTEIFRILQPTQQV; encoded by the coding sequence ATGAAAACGCACCCACAGGAAATAATGATTTATTATAATGCAAATTCCAGTTACGGAAAACAGACAGTTGCTTACGCACATAGTTTAAGCCGACATATAAAAGAACTTGAGTTTGATAAAGCATCTCTCACTCCGGTTCAGTGGAAGAGTTTGTTAGCATCAATGAATATAGAGCCTAAAAATCTATTGAATAAATCAGATGATTATTATCAATCTAATATTAAAGGAAAGGAATTTGATGAAGAAGGTTGGTTAAATGTATTAAGCCATAACCCAAACCTTATCAATGGATCTATAGTAGTTATGGGTAAAAAAGTAGTTTTTTGTAAATCGCCTACTGAAATATTCAGAATCTTACAGCCCACGCAACAAGTTTAA